One Nostoc sp. UHCC 0302 DNA window includes the following coding sequences:
- the tyrS gene encoding tyrosine--tRNA ligase: protein MNITNLTSKVQSIANIESPSMAQNFAWLRRGVVEVFPQPIDANSESESLEKRLLTTNQPLRVKLGIDPTGADIHLGHSIPVRKLRAFQDAGHTAVLIIGDFTARIGDPTGKSDVRRQLTEAEVAQNAQSYLDQMRPILDFDTPGRLEVRYNSEWLSQLNLGKILELLSTMTVGQMLAKEGFAERYKKENPIFLHEFLYPLMQGFDSVAVEADVELGGTDQKFNIAVGRDLQRHFGLKPQFGMLLPILIGTDGEQKMSKSLGNYVGLAEHPGQKYQKLQGVPDKLLEQYFELLTDLPLDKLPENPRDRQTLLAWEVVKQYHGETAANEAKEAAKTGGKEGAVPEFSLAGVQHPAKLAYILNVSGLCKSTGEGKRKIQEGGVRLDGDRITDVDTTFAASTELEGKVLQVGKNKFVRLVK from the coding sequence GTGAATATAACCAACTTAACTTCTAAAGTGCAAAGCATAGCTAATATTGAATCTCCTAGTATGGCGCAAAATTTCGCTTGGCTGCGTCGTGGTGTAGTAGAAGTTTTTCCACAACCAATTGATGCTAACAGCGAAAGTGAAAGTTTAGAAAAGCGCTTACTCACTACAAACCAACCTTTAAGGGTAAAATTGGGAATTGACCCCACAGGTGCTGATATTCATCTTGGTCATAGCATACCAGTGCGAAAACTGCGAGCGTTTCAGGATGCAGGTCATACAGCAGTTTTAATTATTGGTGATTTTACAGCACGTATTGGTGACCCGACGGGCAAATCTGATGTACGGCGTCAGCTTACAGAAGCTGAGGTAGCACAAAACGCTCAGAGTTATCTTGACCAAATGCGCCCTATCTTGGATTTTGACACACCAGGAAGGTTAGAGGTGCGTTATAACTCCGAATGGCTCTCCCAGCTTAACTTAGGGAAAATTTTGGAGTTACTCTCCACGATGACGGTGGGGCAGATGTTGGCTAAGGAAGGATTTGCCGAACGCTATAAAAAAGAGAATCCAATTTTTCTCCATGAGTTCCTGTACCCTTTAATGCAAGGTTTTGATTCTGTAGCAGTTGAGGCAGATGTCGAATTAGGAGGTACTGATCAGAAGTTTAACATTGCTGTCGGCAGAGATTTACAGCGCCATTTTGGTCTAAAGCCCCAGTTTGGAATGCTGCTACCAATTTTAATTGGTACAGATGGGGAGCAAAAAATGTCCAAGTCTCTAGGTAATTATGTAGGTTTGGCAGAACATCCTGGACAAAAGTATCAGAAGTTACAGGGAGTTCCAGATAAATTGTTGGAGCAGTATTTTGAACTGCTGACAGATTTACCTTTGGATAAATTGCCAGAAAATCCCCGCGATCGCCAAACACTTTTAGCATGGGAAGTTGTCAAACAGTACCACGGCGAAACAGCAGCTAATGAGGCTAAAGAAGCAGCAAAAACTGGTGGTAAAGAAGGTGCAGTTCCAGAATTTTCTTTAGCTGGTGTGCAGCATCCCGCTAAGTTAGCATATATTCTCAATGTTAGTGGTTTGTGTAAAAGTACAGGGGAAGGAAAGCGAAAAATTCAAGAGGGAGGAGTGCGCTTAGATGGCGATCGCATTACCGATGTTGATACAACTTTTGCTGCTTCCACTGAGTTAGAAGGTAAAGTTTTACAAGTGGGAAAAAATAAGTTTGTGCGATTGGTGAAGTAG
- the pyrF gene encoding orotidine-5'-phosphate decarboxylase: MKPEERIIVALDVPDEQSAIALVDQLPQVGFWKVGLELFTSTGPRILELLKSRNKRIFLDLKFDDIPNTVAGACRSAARYGVDLLTIHTTCGRDALKAATEAAQSGAAQVGLKPPKLIAITLLTSISARQLAFDLKIPLELPEYILEMALLAKETGVDGAVCSPQEVAQLRDTCGNDFLLVCPGVRPIWADMGDQKRSLTPAQAMQAGADYLVIGRPITAASDPGLAWQSISEELTAIA; the protein is encoded by the coding sequence ATGAAGCCAGAAGAACGAATTATTGTAGCTTTGGATGTGCCTGATGAGCAAAGTGCGATCGCTCTTGTAGATCAACTTCCACAAGTTGGTTTTTGGAAAGTCGGCTTAGAGTTGTTTACCAGTACAGGGCCGAGAATACTAGAATTGCTTAAGTCTCGGAACAAGCGCATTTTCTTAGATTTAAAGTTTGACGACATCCCCAACACTGTGGCTGGTGCTTGCCGTAGTGCAGCTCGTTATGGCGTAGATTTATTAACTATCCATACTACGTGTGGTAGGGATGCCTTGAAAGCTGCAACTGAGGCGGCGCAGTCAGGGGCTGCACAAGTGGGTCTAAAACCCCCGAAATTAATTGCTATTACTCTGCTGACAAGCATTTCTGCTAGGCAATTAGCTTTTGATTTAAAAATTCCCTTAGAATTGCCAGAATACATCTTAGAAATGGCACTGCTAGCTAAAGAGACGGGAGTAGATGGGGCAGTTTGTTCGCCTCAAGAAGTGGCACAACTGCGAGACACTTGTGGAAATGATTTTTTGCTGGTTTGTCCGGGGGTAAGACCAATTTGGGCAGACATGGGAGATCAAAAGCGATCGCTTACCCCAGCGCAAGCTATGCAAGCTGGTGCAGATTATTTAGTGATTGGGCGTCCAATTACTGCTGCAAGTGATCCTGGGTTAGCTTGGCAGAGCATTTCTGAAGAATTAACAGCGATCGCATGA